In one Nocardioides luteus genomic region, the following are encoded:
- a CDS encoding acetyl/propionyl/methylcrotonyl-CoA carboxylase subunit alpha gives MINRILVANRAEIASRVFRTARRLGIETVAVHSDADAALPFVAEADHAVRLPGNAPTETYLRADLVIEAAKVAGADAIHPGYGFLSENADFARAVEAAGLVWIGPAPESIEQMGSKIEAKKIMAAAGVPVLEAPASPVEADLPLLVKASAGGGGRGMRIVRSLDALAAEIAAAEAEAASAFGDGTVFVEPYVEAGRHVEVQVVGDGAGNVAVFGERDCSVQRRHQKVVEESPAPLLPDAVRSALHEAARNAAAAIDYRGAGTVEFLYDAASERFWFLEMNTRLQVEHPVTELVHGVDLVELQIAVAEGVSGAVSAGSTTDVNGHAIEVRLYAEDPSADYQPQSGTLTKLEFSSDARIDAGYTSGSEVSTFYDAMLAKVIVHAPTREAAIRRLVSVLRTAKIHGLVTNREQLIGILGSDAFRSGEVTTALLAKETLLSSAEDPGAPVAAAIALAERTRRPGIPVAWRNVVNQPQRTVFEDGSEDGVTVEWYGTRDGYRIDGFDVIDAGQERVVLEKDGLRTTYAIAIAGDRIDLDSSFGHTALRKRPRFTDPATQTQPGSLLAPMPGSVVDVLAEAGSDVTEGQPLLVLEAMKMQHTVTAPTGGVLTQINVTPGTQVAAGEVLAVVEEAE, from the coding sequence ATGATCAACCGAATCTTGGTCGCCAACCGCGCCGAGATCGCCTCGCGCGTCTTCCGCACCGCCCGCAGGCTCGGCATCGAGACCGTCGCGGTGCACTCCGACGCCGACGCGGCTCTGCCGTTCGTGGCCGAGGCGGACCATGCCGTACGTCTCCCGGGCAACGCGCCCACCGAGACCTACCTCCGTGCCGACCTGGTCATCGAGGCGGCCAAGGTGGCCGGTGCCGACGCGATCCACCCGGGCTACGGGTTCCTGTCCGAGAACGCCGACTTCGCCCGCGCCGTCGAGGCGGCCGGGCTCGTCTGGATCGGACCCGCTCCCGAGTCGATCGAGCAGATGGGCTCGAAGATCGAGGCCAAGAAGATCATGGCCGCGGCCGGGGTCCCGGTCCTGGAGGCGCCGGCCTCGCCGGTCGAGGCCGACCTGCCGCTGCTGGTCAAGGCCTCCGCCGGCGGCGGTGGGCGCGGGATGCGGATCGTCCGGTCGCTCGACGCGCTCGCTGCCGAGATCGCTGCCGCCGAGGCCGAGGCCGCCTCGGCGTTCGGGGACGGGACCGTCTTCGTCGAGCCGTACGTCGAGGCCGGCCGTCACGTCGAGGTCCAGGTCGTCGGAGACGGTGCCGGCAACGTCGCCGTCTTCGGTGAGCGCGACTGCTCGGTGCAGCGCCGCCACCAGAAGGTCGTCGAGGAGTCCCCGGCCCCGCTGCTGCCCGATGCCGTCCGGTCGGCGCTCCACGAGGCGGCCCGCAACGCCGCCGCAGCGATCGACTACCGCGGGGCGGGCACCGTCGAGTTCCTCTACGACGCCGCCTCGGAGCGGTTCTGGTTCCTGGAGATGAACACGCGGCTCCAGGTCGAGCACCCGGTGACCGAGCTGGTGCACGGCGTCGACCTGGTGGAGCTGCAGATCGCTGTCGCCGAGGGTGTCTCGGGGGCAGTGTCGGCAGGCTCGACCACCGACGTGAACGGGCATGCGATCGAGGTGCGGCTCTACGCCGAGGACCCGTCGGCGGACTATCAGCCGCAGTCGGGGACGCTGACCAAGCTCGAGTTCTCCAGCGACGCCCGGATCGACGCCGGCTACACCTCGGGCTCGGAGGTCAGCACCTTCTACGACGCGATGCTGGCGAAGGTGATCGTGCACGCGCCCACGCGCGAGGCGGCGATCCGGCGGCTGGTCTCGGTGCTGCGTACGGCCAAGATCCACGGCCTGGTGACCAACCGCGAGCAGCTGATCGGGATCCTCGGCTCGGACGCGTTCCGCAGCGGCGAGGTCACCACCGCTCTGCTCGCGAAAGAAACTCTTCTTTCATCGGCCGAGGACCCCGGTGCCCCCGTCGCGGCCGCGATCGCCCTGGCCGAGCGGACCCGTCGGCCGGGGATCCCGGTCGCCTGGCGCAACGTCGTCAACCAGCCCCAGCGGACGGTCTTTGAGGACGGCTCCGAGGACGGTGTCACCGTGGAGTGGTACGGCACCCGCGATGGCTACCGCATCGATGGCTTCGACGTCATCGATGCAGGTCAGGAGCGGGTTGTCCTCGAGAAGGACGGCCTGCGCACGACCTACGCGATCGCGATCGCGGGCGACCGGATCGACCTCGACTCCTCGTTCGGCCACACCGCGCTCCGGAAGCGGCCGAGGTTCACCGACCCGGCCACCCAGACCCAGCCCGGAAGCCTGCTGGCACCGATGCCGGGATCGGTCGTCGACGTCCTGGCCGAGGCCGGCAGCGACGTC
- a CDS encoding acyl-CoA carboxylase subunit beta, translating to MSGNREALLEKIEALDAEHAKAAAGGGEKYVARHKARGKLLARERIELLLDEGSPFLETQPLIGWGSDFPVGGSIITGIGLVEGVECMIVANDPTVKGGALNPYSLKRSFRAAEIAEKNGLPTINLTESGGADLPTQKDIFIPGGKGFRDLTRSSARKQPTISVVFGNSTAGGAYVPGMSDYVIMVKEGAKVFLAGPPLVKMATGEDTDDESLGGAEMHSRISGSSDFLAVDEHDAIRQARRVVARLNWRKRGPQPKASYEPDLDPDGLLDLIPTDLKEPFDPREAILRIVDGTGPDNEVAFDEFKPLYGPSLCVGWARLHGYEIGILANARGVLMSEEAQKAAQFIQLANQKDTPLLFLHNTTGYMVGTEYEQGGIIKHGALMINAVSNSTVPHLTVIMGASYGAGNYGMNGRAYDPRFLFTWPSAKSAVMGPAQLAGVMEIVARESAEKKGEVFDAEGFKGVKEMVEGMVEEQSLPMFLSGLGYDDGVIDPRDTRTVLGLCLSAIATKEIEGAMNFGVFRM from the coding sequence ATGAGCGGGAACCGAGAAGCCCTCCTCGAGAAGATCGAGGCCCTCGACGCCGAGCACGCGAAAGCCGCGGCCGGCGGCGGCGAGAAGTACGTCGCCCGCCACAAGGCCCGCGGCAAGCTCCTCGCCCGCGAGCGGATCGAGCTGCTGCTGGACGAGGGCAGCCCGTTCCTGGAGACCCAGCCGCTGATCGGCTGGGGCAGCGACTTCCCGGTCGGTGGCTCGATCATCACCGGCATCGGTCTGGTCGAGGGCGTCGAGTGCATGATCGTCGCCAACGACCCGACGGTGAAAGGCGGGGCGCTCAACCCCTACTCCCTCAAGCGCTCCTTCCGGGCGGCCGAGATCGCGGAGAAGAACGGTCTCCCGACGATCAACCTGACCGAGTCCGGCGGCGCCGACCTGCCCACCCAGAAGGACATCTTCATCCCGGGCGGCAAGGGCTTCCGCGATCTGACCAGGTCCTCCGCCCGCAAGCAGCCCACCATCTCGGTGGTCTTCGGCAACTCCACGGCCGGTGGTGCGTACGTCCCCGGCATGAGCGACTACGTGATCATGGTCAAGGAGGGCGCGAAGGTCTTCCTGGCCGGCCCGCCGCTGGTGAAGATGGCCACCGGCGAGGACACCGACGACGAGTCGCTGGGCGGCGCCGAGATGCACTCGCGCATCTCCGGCTCCTCCGACTTCCTCGCGGTCGACGAGCACGACGCCATCCGGCAGGCGCGACGCGTCGTGGCCCGGCTCAACTGGCGCAAGCGCGGCCCGCAGCCGAAGGCGAGCTACGAGCCCGACCTCGACCCCGACGGCCTGCTCGACCTGATCCCGACCGACCTGAAGGAGCCCTTCGACCCGCGCGAGGCGATCCTGCGGATCGTCGACGGGACCGGTCCCGACAACGAGGTGGCGTTCGACGAGTTCAAGCCCCTCTACGGGCCGAGCCTCTGCGTCGGCTGGGCGCGGCTGCACGGCTACGAGATCGGCATCCTCGCCAACGCGCGTGGCGTCCTCATGAGCGAGGAGGCCCAGAAGGCGGCGCAGTTCATCCAGCTCGCCAACCAGAAGGACACCCCGCTGCTGTTCCTGCACAACACCACCGGCTACATGGTCGGCACGGAGTACGAGCAGGGCGGCATCATCAAGCACGGTGCCCTGATGATCAACGCGGTCTCCAACTCGACCGTCCCGCACCTGACCGTGATCATGGGCGCGTCTTATGGCGCGGGGAACTACGGCATGAACGGCCGAGCCTATGACCCGAGATTCCTCTTCACCTGGCCCTCGGCCAAGTCAGCGGTGATGGGACCGGCCCAGCTCGCCGGGGTGATGGAGATCGTCGCCCGCGAGTCCGCTGAGAAGAAGGGCGAGGTCTTCGACGCAGAGGGGTTCAAGGGCGTCAAGGAGATGGTCGAGGGGATGGTCGAGGAGCAGTCGCTGCCGATGTTCCTCTCCGGCCTCGGCTACGACGACGGGGTCATCGACCCGCGCGACACCCGCACCGTCCTCGGCCTTTGTCTGTCGGCGATCGCGACGAAGGAGATCGAGGGGGCGATGAACTTTGGTGTCTTCCGGATGTGA
- a CDS encoding acyl-CoA dehydrogenase family protein — protein sequence MSDDLFQLGAEFARREVFPDLQVWEDNQEIPREAHLAAAKQGLLGIGFPEEAGGEGGGLADTVAVTEGMMSEGASSGLLAGLFTHGIALPHIAKHGSPHLIETYVKPTLAGEKIGSLAITEPDGGSDVSHLRTTAVRDGDELVVNGAKTFITSGVRADFVTTAVRTGGPGAGGISLLVIDKDTPGFTVTRKLEKMGWKCSDTAELAFEDVRVPAANLVGDENAGFIYIAEAFVTERIALAVQGYGTAARCLALTADYCRQRTTFGEPLIKRQVVRHKLVEMHRQVEVAKAYTHAVVARYDREGSTQQTIAEAALAKQTAVEACTWVVDQAVQLHGGTGYMHGTEVERHYRDARILPIGGGATEVMTDLAAKLLGYTS from the coding sequence GTGAGCGACGACCTGTTCCAGCTGGGCGCCGAGTTCGCCCGCCGTGAAGTCTTCCCTGACCTCCAGGTTTGGGAGGACAACCAGGAGATCCCGCGCGAGGCCCACCTGGCCGCCGCGAAGCAGGGGCTGCTCGGGATCGGGTTCCCCGAGGAGGCCGGCGGCGAGGGCGGCGGACTGGCCGACACCGTCGCGGTGACCGAGGGGATGATGTCCGAGGGCGCCTCGTCCGGCCTGCTCGCGGGCCTGTTCACCCACGGGATCGCGCTGCCGCACATCGCCAAGCACGGCTCGCCCCACCTGATCGAGACGTACGTGAAGCCGACCCTGGCCGGGGAGAAGATCGGCAGCCTCGCCATCACCGAGCCCGACGGCGGGTCCGACGTCTCCCACCTCCGCACGACCGCGGTCCGCGACGGCGACGAGCTCGTCGTCAACGGCGCCAAGACGTTCATCACCAGCGGCGTTCGCGCCGACTTCGTCACCACCGCGGTCCGCACAGGCGGCCCGGGGGCCGGCGGCATCAGCCTGCTCGTGATCGACAAGGACACGCCTGGCTTCACGGTCACGCGCAAGCTCGAGAAGATGGGCTGGAAGTGCTCCGACACGGCTGAGCTCGCGTTCGAGGACGTACGCGTCCCGGCCGCCAACCTCGTCGGCGACGAGAACGCGGGCTTCATCTACATCGCCGAGGCGTTCGTGACCGAGCGGATCGCGCTGGCCGTCCAGGGCTACGGCACCGCCGCCCGCTGCCTGGCGCTCACCGCCGACTACTGCCGCCAGCGCACCACGTTCGGTGAGCCGTTGATCAAGCGTCAGGTCGTACGCCACAAGCTCGTCGAGATGCACCGGCAGGTCGAGGTCGCCAAGGCCTACACCCACGCCGTGGTCGCCCGCTACGACCGCGAGGGCTCGACACAACAGACGATCGCCGAGGCGGCGCTGGCCAAGCAGACAGCGGTCGAGGCCTGCACCTGGGTCGTCGACCAGGCCGTCCAGCTTCACGGCGGGACGGGATACATGCACGGGACCGAGGTCGAGCGGCACTACCGCGACGCCCGGATCCTGCCGATCGGAGGAGGAGCCACCGAAGTGATGACCGACCTGGCCGCCAAGCTGTTGGGCTACACCTCATGA
- a CDS encoding acyclic terpene utilization AtuA family protein, with protein MITIGNCSGFYGDRFSAMRDMLEGGRLDVLTGDYLAELTMLILGKDTLKDPTTGYAKTFLRQVADCLDLALQRDVKIVSNAGGLNPAGLAAAIEALGTGAKVAYVDGDDLRGRLDSHPDALTANAYLGAFGIAHALDAGADIVVTGRVTDASVVVGPAIAHHSWKRDSYDELAGAVVAGHVIECGTQATGGNFSGFLTMSPQARARPLGFPVAEIAVDGSSIITKQDETGGTVTVDTVTAQLLYEIQGPLYLGPDVTTDLTSIRLQEVGIDRVAITGVTGTPPPATLKVAVNSLGGYRNSAEFVLTGPDIDAKAAWLRDQLDAELPIGPDYTWSTYRIPAPDSPTEEGAACILRLNARAADADAVGRALTAPAIELALASYPGFHVTAPPGRPSPFGIYKAAYVRRDRAPETVHLPDGSTYEVPSPLAYAEASRTSAETSRASSERTTRPTGATPRPTGATPRPVGATPRRALGELVYARSGDKGGDANLGLWAPQWRPDAVVEWLLDTVTPEWVRALLPEAEDLAIDITPLPHLRGVNIVIHDLLGEGVAASTRFDPQAKGLGEWARSRIVDVPVELGPEELL; from the coding sequence GTGATCACCATCGGCAACTGCTCCGGTTTCTACGGTGACCGGTTCTCGGCGATGCGCGACATGCTCGAAGGCGGTCGGCTCGACGTGCTGACCGGCGACTATCTCGCCGAGCTCACCATGCTCATCCTCGGCAAGGACACCCTCAAGGACCCGACGACGGGCTACGCCAAGACGTTCCTGCGTCAGGTCGCGGACTGCCTCGACCTCGCCCTGCAGCGGGACGTCAAGATCGTCTCCAACGCCGGCGGCCTCAATCCCGCCGGCCTCGCTGCCGCCATCGAGGCGCTCGGGACCGGCGCCAAGGTGGCCTATGTCGACGGCGACGACCTCCGGGGACGCCTCGACTCCCACCCCGACGCGTTGACCGCCAACGCCTACCTCGGTGCCTTCGGGATCGCGCACGCGCTCGACGCCGGCGCGGACATCGTCGTGACCGGCCGGGTGACCGACGCGAGCGTCGTCGTCGGGCCGGCGATCGCCCACCACAGCTGGAAGCGCGACTCCTACGACGAGCTCGCCGGCGCCGTGGTCGCCGGCCACGTGATCGAGTGCGGCACCCAGGCCACCGGCGGCAACTTCTCCGGGTTCCTGACCATGTCGCCGCAGGCCCGCGCGCGTCCGCTGGGGTTCCCGGTCGCCGAGATCGCCGTCGACGGCTCCTCGATCATCACCAAGCAGGACGAGACCGGCGGCACCGTCACGGTCGACACGGTCACCGCACAGCTGCTCTACGAGATCCAGGGGCCGCTCTACCTCGGTCCCGACGTCACCACCGACCTCACCTCGATCCGGCTCCAGGAGGTCGGCATCGACCGGGTCGCCATCACCGGCGTGACCGGCACCCCGCCACCGGCCACGCTCAAGGTCGCGGTCAACTCGCTCGGCGGCTACCGCAACTCCGCCGAGTTCGTGCTCACCGGGCCCGACATCGACGCCAAGGCCGCCTGGCTGCGTGACCAGCTCGACGCCGAGCTCCCGATCGGGCCCGACTACACCTGGTCGACCTACCGCATCCCCGCGCCCGACTCCCCGACCGAGGAGGGGGCCGCCTGCATCCTGCGGCTCAACGCGCGGGCCGCCGACGCCGACGCCGTCGGACGTGCCCTCACCGCTCCGGCCATCGAGCTGGCGCTCGCCTCCTACCCGGGCTTCCACGTCACCGCGCCCCCGGGGCGGCCGTCTCCGTTCGGGATCTACAAGGCTGCGTACGTCCGGCGCGACCGCGCCCCCGAGACCGTCCATCTCCCCGACGGCTCGACCTACGAGGTTCCGTCGCCCCTCGCTTATGCCGAGGCGTCACGTACGTCGGCCGAGACGTCACGCGCGTCGAGCGAGAGGACCACTCGACCGACGGGAGCGACGCCTCGACCGACGGGAGCGACGCCTCGGCCGGTGGGGGCGACGCCTCGGCGAGCGCTGGGCGAGCTGGTCTACGCGCGGTCCGGGGACAAGGGCGGCGACGCCAACCTCGGGCTCTGGGCGCCGCAGTGGCGGCCGGACGCGGTCGTCGAGTGGCTGCTGGACACGGTCACGCCGGAGTGGGTACGGGCGCTGCTGCCGGAGGCCGAGGACCTGGCCATCGACATCACGCCGCTGCCTCACCTGCGTGGCGTGAACATCGTCATCCACGACCTGCTCGGCGAAGGAGTGGCGGCCTCGACGAGGTTCGACCCGCAGGCGAAGGGCCTGGGCGAGTGGGCCCGGAGCAGGATCGTCGACGTACCTGTTGAACTCGGCCCGGAGGAGCTCCTGTGA
- a CDS encoding TIGR03084 family metal-binding protein, producing MSLLDELLEDLSMEGFELRQVVAGLSEAGWREPTPAEGWDVAAQIAHLAWTDEAALAATEWVAGDATAWDELVNEAIKNPEGYVDESALALATMPATELLQHWDGVRGELAGALANVPDGKKLPWFGPLMSPASMATARFMETWAHGLDVREALGHTYEPSDRIKHVCHLGTRTRDFSYGVHGLTPPSDPFRVELTAPSGEQWVWGPEDATQGVRGPAYDFARLVTQRIHRDDTALETTGDDAEKWLTIAQAFAGPTGGGRPKK from the coding sequence ATGAGTCTGCTGGATGAACTTCTCGAGGACCTCTCCATGGAGGGGTTCGAGCTGCGCCAGGTGGTGGCGGGGCTGAGCGAGGCGGGCTGGCGCGAGCCGACGCCCGCCGAAGGGTGGGACGTCGCCGCCCAGATCGCCCATCTGGCCTGGACCGACGAGGCCGCGCTCGCCGCGACCGAGTGGGTGGCAGGTGACGCGACCGCCTGGGACGAGTTGGTCAATGAAGCCATCAAGAACCCCGAGGGCTACGTCGACGAGTCCGCCCTGGCGCTGGCCACGATGCCGGCGACGGAGCTGCTGCAGCACTGGGACGGCGTACGCGGCGAGCTCGCCGGTGCGCTCGCGAACGTCCCGGACGGGAAGAAGCTGCCCTGGTTCGGGCCGCTGATGTCGCCGGCCTCGATGGCGACCGCGCGGTTCATGGAGACCTGGGCCCACGGGCTGGACGTACGTGAGGCGCTCGGCCACACCTACGAGCCCAGCGACCGCATCAAGCACGTGTGCCATCTCGGCACCCGCACCCGTGACTTCTCCTACGGCGTCCACGGCCTGACCCCGCCTTCCGACCCGTTCCGCGTGGAGCTCACCGCCCCGTCCGGCGAGCAGTGGGTCTGGGGGCCGGAGGACGCGACGCAGGGCGTCCGGGGCCCGGCGTACGACTTCGCGCGTCTCGTCACCCAGCGCATCCACCGCGACGACACCGCGCTGGAGACCACCGGCGACGACGCCGAGAAGTGGCTGACCATCGCCCAGGCGTTCGCCGGGCCCACCGGTGGCGGGAGGCCCAAGAAGTGA
- a CDS encoding TetR/AcrR family transcriptional regulator, producing MIQATRVPQEERTRAMRARLLDATVELLAERGFAGTTTTLVSQRAGVSRGAQLHHFPAKNDLVVAAVEHITEARGEALKEAAGALPEGGQRTRHVLAMLAEQVTSPVFAAALELWVAARTDEQLAAAVGPLEQRIGRELHRATVELLDVDEKKPGVRELVQATLDLVRGLALADTITDDAARRERILDHWAEVLERELR from the coding sequence GTGATCCAGGCCACCCGCGTACCCCAGGAGGAGCGCACCCGCGCGATGCGGGCGCGCCTCCTCGATGCCACCGTCGAGCTGCTGGCCGAGCGCGGCTTCGCCGGGACCACGACCACGCTCGTCTCCCAGCGTGCCGGGGTCTCCCGCGGGGCGCAGCTGCACCACTTCCCGGCGAAGAACGACCTGGTCGTGGCGGCGGTCGAGCACATCACCGAGGCTCGCGGCGAGGCGTTGAAGGAGGCGGCCGGAGCGCTCCCGGAGGGCGGGCAGCGTACGCGGCACGTGCTCGCCATGCTGGCCGAGCAGGTCACCTCGCCCGTCTTCGCCGCCGCCCTGGAGCTGTGGGTGGCGGCGCGCACCGACGAGCAGCTCGCCGCGGCGGTGGGTCCGCTCGAGCAGCGGATCGGCCGCGAGCTCCACCGGGCCACGGTCGAGCTGCTCGACGTGGACGAGAAGAAGCCGGGGGTACGCGAGCTCGTGCAGGCCACGCTCGATCTCGTCCGCGGCCTGGCACTGGCTGACACGATTACCGACGACGCTGCCCGACGCGAGCGGATCCTCGACCACTGGGCCGAGGTTCTGGAAAGAGAGCTGCGATGA
- a CDS encoding VOC family protein, producing MAIARNPQWVIDCPDPAALATFYAKLFDWETKVDDDGSWAEAWGDGGALNFQAVEDYRAPQWPSQDVPQQSHLDVFVDDLDVAEAATIALGATKHEVQPGKTFRVFLDPAGHPFCLCQA from the coding sequence ATGGCTATCGCACGCAATCCGCAATGGGTCATCGACTGCCCCGACCCGGCAGCCCTGGCCACCTTCTACGCAAAGCTGTTCGACTGGGAGACCAAGGTCGACGACGACGGCAGCTGGGCCGAGGCCTGGGGTGACGGAGGCGCCCTCAACTTCCAGGCCGTCGAGGACTACCGCGCGCCACAGTGGCCCTCGCAGGACGTACCCCAGCAGTCCCACCTCGACGTCTTCGTCGACGACCTCGACGTCGCCGAGGCGGCCACCATCGCCCTCGGCGCCACCAAGCACGAGGTCCAACCCGGCAAGACCTTCCGCGTCTTCCTCGACCCCGCCGGCCACCCGTTCTGCCTCTGCCAGGCCTGA
- a CDS encoding ABC transporter permease — protein sequence MSSGLGGWRLALRIGQREAWRAKWRSLLVVLMIALPVAGVTAVAVTYQTYDVDTVEGLDRRLGTEAAASIDVQTAGAVRQGIDPENASEWLEDSDADPLDAAGVKAVIGERPMLEVMDRTFDVRTDKGVTWVSGLETDLNDPLAAGLTRLTEGRLPQGPDEVVVNSTLAFRGPGIGEELQIPNGDIDEVRKVVGIVESSTVRNDAFVAGPDLPVDYAGDRSTWLVGGAPVTWSDIEDLNAAGAFVLSRSVVLDPSPAALAADKDIRPPMGAPDPSEVVVIVLIVVMVILEVVLLAGPAFAVAARRQARDLALIAASGGTARQSRRVLLGMAIVIGAVAAVIGAVLGVGLARLLQPLAQDQVSAWFGPFEVPGLQVLAVAVIGFAAAICAAIVPAWIASRQNVVSVLAGRRSESLPSRRSPIIGLVLIAAGIAAAAFGTRNALSGIPIAFGVLLCVAGLLFILPVLVSLAARSSARMPLVIRFATRDADRHRTRTVPAAGAIAVTVVGVVTLGIAFSSDREQNEESYLPSFAIGDAVVHARHSETEDETDAEESAARWNSIAAQVEKAIPGATATATSSAVVDDDGRYVAVESSDGAMVSLDTTLGEFGDLIVAGADGSLPPVVARSLSERDTATAAETLRSSGAVVFTTDDKLLSSQSAHLVVREWSEEDGEDRDVATVEVPATYLDVGERAAPAYAVVTPAMAEQLRVEPQVTGLYVENARLSAEAETDLDEALAAGQFSTTILVERGYVERDSVVIVWILLVTLGSVLMIGGALTATHLAINDARPDLATLSAVGARTRTRRGVAASYALVVALLGAIPGALIGFVPGIAISYPITTEGWPERDSVASHYLEIPWDLVGIVVVGLPLLIALIVAVTTRGRLPMVARVE from the coding sequence ATGAGCTCGGGTCTCGGCGGCTGGCGCCTCGCGCTCCGTATCGGGCAACGCGAGGCCTGGCGAGCGAAGTGGCGCAGCCTGCTGGTCGTCCTGATGATCGCGCTGCCGGTGGCGGGCGTGACCGCGGTCGCGGTGACGTACCAGACCTATGACGTCGACACCGTCGAAGGCCTCGATCGCCGCCTCGGCACCGAGGCCGCGGCCAGCATCGACGTCCAGACGGCCGGCGCGGTCCGGCAGGGGATCGACCCCGAGAACGCGTCCGAGTGGCTCGAGGACTCCGATGCCGACCCGCTCGACGCGGCGGGCGTCAAGGCCGTCATCGGGGAGCGCCCGATGCTCGAGGTGATGGACCGGACCTTCGACGTACGCACGGACAAGGGGGTCACCTGGGTCAGCGGTCTGGAGACGGATCTGAACGACCCGCTCGCCGCCGGGCTGACGCGGCTGACCGAAGGCCGCCTGCCTCAGGGGCCGGACGAGGTCGTGGTCAACTCGACCCTTGCCTTCCGGGGACCCGGCATCGGCGAGGAGCTGCAGATCCCGAACGGCGACATCGACGAGGTCCGCAAGGTCGTCGGCATCGTCGAGTCGTCGACCGTACGCAACGACGCCTTCGTCGCCGGGCCGGACCTTCCGGTCGACTACGCCGGTGACCGCTCGACCTGGCTCGTCGGCGGGGCGCCGGTGACCTGGTCCGACATCGAGGACCTGAACGCGGCGGGCGCCTTCGTGCTCTCGCGCTCGGTCGTCCTGGACCCATCGCCCGCCGCACTCGCGGCCGACAAGGACATCCGTCCGCCGATGGGCGCCCCGGACCCCTCCGAGGTCGTGGTCATCGTCCTCATCGTGGTCATGGTGATCCTCGAGGTGGTCCTGCTGGCCGGACCGGCGTTCGCGGTCGCGGCCCGGCGCCAGGCGCGTGACCTCGCCCTGATCGCCGCCTCGGGAGGGACCGCGCGTCAGTCGCGCCGCGTCCTGCTCGGGATGGCGATCGTCATCGGTGCGGTGGCGGCGGTCATCGGCGCCGTGCTCGGGGTCGGGCTGGCGCGGCTGCTCCAGCCGCTCGCCCAGGATCAGGTCTCGGCCTGGTTCGGTCCGTTCGAGGTGCCGGGGCTGCAGGTCCTGGCGGTGGCCGTCATCGGGTTCGCGGCCGCGATCTGCGCGGCGATCGTGCCGGCCTGGATCGCCTCGCGGCAGAACGTCGTCAGCGTGCTGGCCGGGCGGCGCTCCGAGAGCCTGCCCTCGCGGCGGTCGCCGATCATCGGCCTCGTGCTGATCGCAGCCGGGATCGCAGCCGCGGCGTTCGGCACCCGGAACGCACTCAGCGGCATCCCGATCGCCTTCGGCGTGCTGCTCTGCGTCGCCGGGCTGCTGTTCATCCTGCCGGTCCTCGTCTCGCTGGCGGCTCGGTCGAGCGCCCGGATGCCGCTCGTCATCCGCTTCGCGACGCGCGACGCCGACAGGCACCGCACCCGGACGGTGCCTGCCGCCGGGGCGATCGCGGTGACGGTCGTCGGCGTGGTCACGCTCGGGATCGCGTTCAGCAGCGATCGGGAGCAGAACGAGGAGAGCTATCTGCCGTCTTTCGCGATCGGCGACGCCGTGGTGCATGCGCGACACAGCGAGACCGAGGACGAGACCGATGCCGAGGAGTCGGCGGCGCGGTGGAACAGCATCGCCGCGCAGGTCGAGAAGGCCATCCCCGGGGCGACGGCCACAGCGACGTCCAGCGCGGTGGTCGACGACGACGGACGCTACGTCGCCGTCGAGAGCAGCGACGGCGCGATGGTCTCGCTCGACACCACCCTGGGCGAGTTCGGCGACCTCATCGTCGCCGGTGCCGACGGGAGCCTCCCGCCGGTGGTGGCGCGCTCGCTGTCCGAGCGGGACACCGCCACCGCTGCCGAGACGCTGCGGTCTTCCGGAGCGGTGGTGTTCACCACCGACGACAAGCTGCTGTCCTCGCAGTCCGCGCACCTGGTCGTCAGGGAGTGGTCCGAGGAGGACGGCGAGGACCGTGACGTCGCCACCGTCGAGGTGCCGGCGACCTATCTGGACGTCGGTGAGCGGGCCGCGCCTGCGTACGCGGTCGTGACGCCCGCGATGGCCGAGCAGCTCCGTGTCGAACCGCAGGTCACGGGCCTCTACGTCGAGAACGCACGGCTCAGCGCCGAGGCCGAGACCGATCTCGACGAGGCCCTCGCCGCCGGCCAGTTCTCCACGACGATCCTGGTCGAGCGCGGCTACGTGGAGAGGGACTCCGTCGTGATCGTCTGGATCCTGCTGGTCACCCTGGGATCCGTGCTGATGATCGGCGGCGCGCTGACCGCGACCCACCTCGCGATCAACGACGCCCGCCCCGACCTGGCGACCCTCTCGGCGGTCGGTGCCAGGACGCGTACGCGGCGCGGGGTCGCTGCCTCGTACGCCCTGGTCGTGGCGCTGCTCGGGGCGATCCCGGGCGCGCTGATCGGCTTCGTGCCCGGCATCGCGATCAGCTATCCGATCACCACCGAAGGCTGGCCGGAGCGCGACAGCGTCGCCTCCCACTACCTCGAGATCCCCTGGGATCTGGTCGGGATCGTGGTCGTCGGACTGCCGCTGCTGATCGCGCTCATCGTCGCGGTCACCACCCGCGGCCGGCTCCCGATGGTCGCCCGAGTCGAATAG